From a region of the Mercurialis annua linkage group LG1-X, ddMerAnnu1.2, whole genome shotgun sequence genome:
- the LOC126663322 gene encoding F-box protein SKIP23-like produces the protein MYCRIKSPISQILAQNKVADESSDVGGGTRDNKQMDWSELPPELIETISRSLTIYTDYLHSRAVCHTWRSSIPKTPKNLPPQLPWLMLPQSQSNQSRRAFFNLSTNKSHLLNLPEVSYPKRHCGSSHGWLIIIDDTPSVLLINPLTRARLYLPPLSSFPNVVGFNYSDVGREYALQIRLGGRINLSLRQMRDWFIQKVVLSSSPLKDDNFVAVAILNQTGDLAYCRNGDKSWSLIENARTYSEDVIYYNGMFYAVNKTGQIAVCDVSGESPRVSIIETPRQIGGDMQYLVSSGDELLLVTRFLDVEYEFDHPDMEPHLFYRTTRFDVLRLDLNGPRWLSMRSLGDKALFIGENSSLSLSASDFPGCMANCIYYTNDYSDTNADGHVGEHDFGIFKLRDDSTEPLPCYPRNSNSPSQWSSALWVSPNPY, from the coding sequence ATGTACTGTAGGATAAAATCTCCTATTTCACAAATTCTCGCTCAAAATAAAGTCGCCGACGAGTCATCTGATGTCGGAGGCGGGACGAGAGATAACAAACAAATGGATTGGTCTGAGCTCCCACCTGAACTCATAGAAACAATCTCCAGAAGCCTCACCATCTACACCGACTACCTCCACTCGCGCGCCGTCTGTCACACGTGGCGATCCTCAATCCCCAAAACTCCAAAAAACCTCCCTCCACAGCTCCCATGGCTAATGCTCCCTCAATCCCAATCCAACCAATCACGTCGCGCCTTTTTCAATCTCTCAACCAACAAATCCCACCTCCTTAACCTCCCCGAAGTCTCTTATCCCAAACGACACTGCGGTTCTTCCCACGGCTGGCTTATTATCATCGACGACACGCCGTCGGTTCTTCTAATTAACCCCCTCACGCGCGCCAGGCTCTATTTGCCTCCGTTATCGAGTTTTCCTAACGTCGTCGGATTTAATTACTCCGACGTCGGTAGAGAATACGCGCTTCAAATCAGGCTCGGTGGACGCATCAACCTTAGCCTGAGGCAAATGCGGGATTGGTTTATCCAGAAAGTTGTTCTGTCGTCTAGTCCGTTGAAGGATGATAATTTTGTCGCCGTTGCAATTCTTAATCAAACAGGTGATTTAGCTTACTGTAGAAACGGAGATAAATCGTGGAGTTTAATTGAAAATGCACGCACTTATTCTGAAGATGTGATTTATTATAATGGAATGTTTTATGCGGTTAATAAGACTGGTCAAATTGCTGTTTGTGATGTTAGTGGTGAATCACCTAGGGTTTCGATAATCGAAACGCCTAGACAAATCGGTGGTGATATGCAGTATTTGGTTAGTTCTGGAGATGAATTGCTATTGGTGACTAGGTTTTTGGATGTTGAATATGAATTTGATCATCCTGATATGGAGCCGCATTTGTTTTATAGAACTACACGGTTTGATGTTCTGAGGCTGGATTTGAATGGACCGCGGTGGCTGAGTATGAGAAGCTTGGGTGATAAGGCGCTGTTCATCGGTGAAAATAGCTCGTTATCGTTGTCAGCTAGTGATTTCCCCGGTTGTATGGCAAATTGTATATATTATACGAATGATTATTCGGATACTAATGCTGATGGCCATGTTGGAGAGCATGATTTTGGCATTTTCAAACTACGCGATGACAGCACTGAACCTTTGCCTTGTTATCCTCGGAATTCTAACTCTCCGTCACAATGGTCGTCTGCGCTTTGGGTTTCTCCCAATCCATACTGA